A window of the Euwallacea fornicatus isolate EFF26 chromosome 15, ASM4011564v1, whole genome shotgun sequence genome harbors these coding sequences:
- the Mf gene encoding uncharacterized protein Mf isoform X1, protein MSFKDHLEMISLNESPTKKAKFWQSFVRSLKGSDDLRASDTYSSRPRGIFRPLSDIPELSTGWPFGKSIYDEPSAAAERIHVPGYRYDPLHRDTYGYSPRPIFPHNFGHLDRYRPAYHVTKPRPYDSDGAWRDHVERVRGREPSQWPSNIFHTTYPFSRYPLYLVYSKRPPPSTDKYDPHRSWLSHLDRLAELDKIYPTLWPLTGNRLNSTPVSKPGGYSYAGQPLWSRPSKSLFNDLLDPSPSLPISAVTRDPFWWDSPLRPASIHTPWGKSPFYLRDSYLSPVKRTFLWDKHPIRPFAAVY, encoded by the exons ATGTCTTTCAAAGACCATCTCGAAATGATTAGCCTCAATGAGTCGCCCACCAAAAAGGCCAAGTTCTGGCAGTCTTTTGTGCGATCCCTCAAAG GATCTGATGACCTGCGGGCCTCCGATACGTACTCATCCAGACCCAGAGGCATCTTCAGACCTCTGAGCGACATCCCAGAACTTTCAACCGGCTGGCCCTTCGGCAAGTCTATTTACGACGAGCCCAGTGCTGCTGCCGAACGTATCCATGTTCCCGGGTACCGGTACGACCCCCTTCATCGCGACACTTACGGCTACTCTCCCAGACCGATCTTCCCCCACAACTTTGGGCACTTGGATAGATACAGGCCTG CCTATCACGTGACCAAACCAAGACCTTACGACTCCGACGGAGCCTGGAGAGACCACGTCGAGCGCGTTCGTGGTCGCGAACCCAGTCAATGGCCCAGCAATATCTTCCACACCACCTACCCCTTCTCGCGCTACCCCCTCTATTTGGTTTACAGCAAAAGGCCCCCACCATCAACCGACAAGTACGACCCCCACCGTTCCTGGCTGAGCCATCTCGACCGTTTGGCTGAACTCGACAAGATCTACCCCACTTTGTGGCCCCTCACTGGGAACAGACTCAACTCTACTCCTGTCTCCAAG cCTGGGGGATACAGCTACGCCGGCCAGCCCCTCTGGAGCAGACCAAGTAAGAGCCTGTTCAACGACCTTTTGGACCCTTCCCCATCCCTGCCCATCTCCGCGGTGACGAGGGATCCCTTCTGGTGGGATTCTCCCCTCAGACCCGCGTCCATTCACACTCCTTGGGGCAAATCGCCCTTCTACCTGCGCGATTCGTATCTATCACCCGTCAAAAGGACTTTCTTGTGGGACAAGCACCCCATCAGGCCGTTCG CTGCCGTCTACTAA
- the Mf gene encoding uncharacterized protein Mf isoform X2 — protein MSFKDHLEMISLNESPTKKAKFWQSFVRSLKGSDDLRASDTYSSRPRGIFRPLSDIPELSTGWPFGKSIYDEPSAAAERIHVPGYRYDPLHRDTYGYSPRPIFPHNFGHLDRYRPAYHVTKPRPYDSDGAWRDHVERVRGREPSQWPSNIFHTTYPFSRYPLYLVYSKRPPPSTDKYDPHRSWLSHLDRLAELDKIYPTLWPLTGNRLNSTPVSKPGGYSYAGQPLWSRPTAVY, from the exons ATGTCTTTCAAAGACCATCTCGAAATGATTAGCCTCAATGAGTCGCCCACCAAAAAGGCCAAGTTCTGGCAGTCTTTTGTGCGATCCCTCAAAG GATCTGATGACCTGCGGGCCTCCGATACGTACTCATCCAGACCCAGAGGCATCTTCAGACCTCTGAGCGACATCCCAGAACTTTCAACCGGCTGGCCCTTCGGCAAGTCTATTTACGACGAGCCCAGTGCTGCTGCCGAACGTATCCATGTTCCCGGGTACCGGTACGACCCCCTTCATCGCGACACTTACGGCTACTCTCCCAGACCGATCTTCCCCCACAACTTTGGGCACTTGGATAGATACAGGCCTG CCTATCACGTGACCAAACCAAGACCTTACGACTCCGACGGAGCCTGGAGAGACCACGTCGAGCGCGTTCGTGGTCGCGAACCCAGTCAATGGCCCAGCAATATCTTCCACACCACCTACCCCTTCTCGCGCTACCCCCTCTATTTGGTTTACAGCAAAAGGCCCCCACCATCAACCGACAAGTACGACCCCCACCGTTCCTGGCTGAGCCATCTCGACCGTTTGGCTGAACTCGACAAGATCTACCCCACTTTGTGGCCCCTCACTGGGAACAGACTCAACTCTACTCCTGTCTCCAAG cCTGGGGGATACAGCTACGCCGGCCAGCCCCTCTGGAGCAGACCAA CTGCCGTCTACTAA
- the Akt gene encoding RAC serine/threonine-protein kinase gives MNDTSGEMGSLVGAPKANIVKEGWLYKRGEHIKNWRPRYFVLFDNGALTGFKVKPDDYYSEPLNNFTVKGCQIMSTDRPKPFTFIIRGLQWTTVIERMFHVETAEDREKWVQVIKSVSEKLANDCEDVEMNVANAESNPEMMVDLWEKCSLQGTSISKSTGKRKVTLECFEFLKVLGKGTFGKVILCREKATSKLYAIKILKKEVIIKKDEVAHTETENRVLKTTNHPFLTSLKYSFQTNDRLCFVMEYVNGGELFFHLSREKVFSEDRTRFYGAEIISALAYLHSQGIIYRDLKLENLLLDKDGHIKITDFGLCKEDITYGRTTKTFCGTPEYLAPEVLEDNDYGRAVDWWGIGVVMYEMMCGRLPFYNRDHDVLFTLILMSEVKFPRTLSAEAKSLLTGLLIKNPNLRLGGGPDDAKQIMSHPFFACINWRDLELKKIPPPFKPHVTSDTDTRYFDQEFTGESVQLTPPESSSALGSIQEEPQYFPQFSFQDLSSTLGSSVHCAGSMASVGNMQ, from the exons ATGAACGATACGTCTGGGGAAATGGGCTCCCTCGTGGGGGCTCCTAAAGCAAACATCGTCAAAGAGGGTTGGCTTTACAAGCGAGGggaacatattaaaaattggagGCCAAG atattttgtgTTGTTTGATAATGGGGCCCTAACAGGATTTAAAGTTAAACCGGATGATTATTACAGTGAGCCCCTTAACAACTTCACAGTTAAAGGGTGTCAGATAATGTCTACAGATAGGCCCAAAccatttacttttattatacGGGGGCTTCAGTGGACTACTGTCATTGAACGCATGTTTCATGTGGAAACTGCAGAGGACAG agAGAAATGGGTTCAAGTCATAAAATCAGTCTCTGAAAAGTTAGCAAATGACTGTGAAGATGTAGAAATGAATGTGGCTAATGCAGAGAGCAATCCTGAAATGATGGTCGATTTGTGGGAAAAATGTTCCCTTCAAG GAACTTCCATATCAAAATCAACTGGCAAACGGAAAGTCACCCTTGAGTGTTTTGAATTCTTGAAAGTGCTTGGAAAAGGGACATTTGGAAAAGTGATTTTATGCAGGGAAAAAGCTACCAGCAAATTGTATGCCattaagattttgaaaaaggaggttataataaaaaaggatGAGGTGGCCCATACAGAGACAGAAAACCGTGTGCTAAAGACCACAAATCATCCATTTTTAACT TCATTGAAATACTCTTTCCAAACAAACGACCGATTGTGTTTTGTCATGGAATACGTCAATGGAGGCGaactatttttccatttatctcGAGAGAAAGTATTTTCTGAGGATCGGACTCGTTTCTATGGAGCAGAAATAATTTCTGCTTTAGCTTACTTGCACTCGCAAGGCATAATTTACAG AGATTTAAAACTAGAAAATCTGTTACTAGACAAAGATGGACACATCAAAATTACCGATTTTGGATTGTGTAAAGAAGATATTACTTATGGGAGGACAACTAAGACATTTTGTG GTACGCCTGAATATCTTGCTCCAGAAGTATTGGAAGACAATGATTATGGTCGGGCAGTAGATTGGTGGGGAATCGGTGTAGTTATGTAtgaaatg ATGTGCGGTCGTTTACCCTTCTACAATAGAGATCATGACGTACTTTTTACTTTGATTCTAATGTCGGAAGTAAAGTTTCCTAGAACACTAAGCGCAGAGGCGAAAAGCTTGCTGACAGGGTTACTAATTAAAAACCCCAATTTACG CTTAGGAGGAGGTCCAGACGATGCCAAACAAATCATGTCCCACCCCTTTTTTGCTTGCATAAATTGGCGAGACTTGGAATTAAAAAAG attccCCCGCCATTTAAACCCCATGTGACATCAGACACAGACACTCGATATTTCGATCAGGAATTCACTGGAGAAAGCGTGCAGCTAACGCCGCCAGAGAGCTCTTCTGCGCTGGGTTCCATTCAAGAGGAGCCACAGTATTTTCCACAATTCAGTTTTCAGGATTTGTCTTCGACTTTAGGTAGTTCAGTCCATTGTGCCGGCAGTATGGCCAGCGTTGGTAATATGCAGTGA
- the LOC136343685 gene encoding RNA-binding protein 41-like → MYNIFSTKSRKRTHLQEGEPPPKKACFERDLLVKELAKNQRITNITLTEQLNKVKSFSTNQEYVKDIGECLRGKTNLKDFTLLAEQFNEDNKLRSFGLSERDLEIYRDYSTFSNCDFWLKYKDVNRDVLEKQLSRVLDTAKKVKPEFNNLNHTHEAESPLDMLPNLEKSFMRTIENCSKSHLKKIRKKARLLGQDIEALNTEKTALITVGNPIEKLNRNTLWDVLDQPTPSNKIISKKTYACKRQKQYTIKDGKIMALEDTVKKTKLSVEEIQNIPKFSNYSSGSQNKTLFIKNLSKRVNKEVLEKFLEGTNLQGTYVIKVLRCQAFIEFQEETQAHKGLDILNGVLVDGKPMIVQYSNKKP, encoded by the exons TAGCACTAAGTCCAGAAAGCGGACACACCTTCAAGAAGGAGAACCTCCTCCGAAGAAAGCTTGCTTTGAAAGAGATCTATTAGTTAAAGAACTTGCAAAAAACCAAAGAATAACCAACATAACTCTTACTGA ACaattaaataaagtgaaaTCATTCTCCACTAACCAGGAGTATGTCAAAGATATTGGAGAATGTTTGAGGGGTAAAACTAACCTGAAAGACTTCACACTGCTTGCAGAACAATTCAATGAAGACAATAAACTCAGGAGTTTTGGTCTTAGTGAGAGGGACCTTGAAATTTACAGGGACTATTCCACATTCTCCAACTGTGACTTTTGGTTAAAATATAAAGATGTAAATAGAGATGTTTTGGAAAAACAACTAAGCAGAGTGTTGGATActgcaaaaaaagttaaaccTGAATTTAACAACCTCAATCACACACATGAAGCAGAGTCACCTCTAGATATGTTACCAAACTTAGAGAAAAGCTTTATGAGGACTATAGAAAACTGCTCTAaaagccatttaaaaaaaattagaaaaaaggcTCGATTATTGGGACAAGACATTGAAGCTTTAAATACCGAAAAAACAGCCTTAATTACTGTTGGGAACCCTATAgagaaattaaatagaaacacTTTATGGGATGTATTAGATCAGCCTACACCAtctaacaaaataatttcaaagaaaacttATGCATGTAAGAGACAAAAACAGTATACAATTAAGGATGGGAAAATTATGGCACTAGAAGATACTGTAAAAAAGACAAAGTTATCAGTAgaggaaattcaaaatattcccAAGTTTTCTAATTATAGTAGTGGTAGTCAAAACAAGACATTGTTCATAAAAAATCTGTCAAAAAGAGTTAACAAGGAAGTATTGGAAAAATTCCTTGAAGGCACCAATTTACAAGGAACATatgtaataaaagttttaagatgtcaagcttttattgaatttcaag AGGAAACTCAAGCACATAAAGgtttggatattttaaatggtgtTTTAGTGGATGGTAAACCAATGATTGTTCAGTATAGTAACAAAAAACCATAA